The sequence ttgagtttttgaacactcaaatcggttgagttggagaggagctaggcgcggacattcaatgtgaagctatggatttttgtaggtttttggcaatttttctacattcaaagatctatatctcaggttctaatatagctacatagttcgttttggtttaagaacactcgctgaagcaccttcttccttttgagtttttgaacacttaaatcggttgagttggagaggagctaagcgcggacattcaatgtggagttatggatttttgtaggtttttggtaatttttctacattcaaagatctatatctcaggttctaatatagctacagagttcgttttggtttaagaacactcgctgaaacaccttcttccttttgagtttttcaacacttgaatcggttgagttggagaggagctaggcgcggacattcaatgtggagttatggattttcgtaggtttttgacaatttttctacattcaaagatctatatctcaagttctaatatagctacagagttcgttttggtttaagaacactcgctgaaacaccttctttcttttgagttttccaacacttgaatcggttgagttggagaggagctaggcgcggacattcaatgtggagttatggattttcgtaggtttttgacaatttttctacattcaaagatctatatctcaagttctaatatagctacagagttcgttttggtttaagaacactcgctgaaacatcttcttccttttgagtttttcaacacttgaatcggttgagttggagaggagctaggcgcggacattcaatgtggagttatggattttcgtaggtttttgacaatttttctacattcaaagatctatatctcaggttccaatatagctacaaagttcgttttggtttaagaacactcgctgaaacatcttcttccttttgagtttttcaacacttgaatcggttgagttggagaggagctaggcgcggacattcaatgtggagttatggattttcgtaggtttttgacaatttttctacattcaaagatctatatctcaagttctaatatagctacagagttcgttttggtttaagaacactcgctgaaacaccttctttcttttgagttttccaacacttgaatcggttgagttggagaggagctaggcgcggacattcaatgtggagttatggattttcgtaggtttttgacaatttttctacattcaaagatctatatctcaagttctaatatagctacagagttcgttttggtttaagaacactcgctgaagcaccttctttcttttgagtttttgaacacttaaatcggttgagttggagaggagctaggcgcggacattcaatgtggagttttggatttttgtaggtttttggcaatttttctacattcaaagatctatatctcaggttctaatatagctacagagttcgttttggtttaagaacactcgctgaaacaccttcttccttttgagtttttcaacacttgaatcggttgagttggagaggagctaggcgcggacattcaatgtggagttttggatttttgtaggtttttggcaatttttctacattcaaagatctatatctcaggttctaatatagctacagagttggttttggtttaagaacactcgctgaaacaccttcttccttttgagtttttcaacacttgaatcggttgagttggagaggagctaggcgcggacattcaatgtggagctatggatttttgtaggtttttggcaatttttctacattcaaagatctaatatagctacagagttcattcttttctattataatgatttttgaaacttatttaaaGGATTCGATGCGaacgaagccgcgggtaaaagctagtttacGTTAACAGTGTTCTTTATATTTTCGTCAAAATTGTGAGAATGTTGTGGTAAGTAGCATCAGAAATATGCATtcttgtttgttttaatttttttgtatatttgcaAGTAAAAAGACTCTACAAAACATTTTCGTTTGTTGTCTTAAAgtttatttcatgattttttagTAATGCCTTGTAACAGTTATAGtaataatactaattttttaataaataatttaaaattatatatataaaatgctTAATACGTAAAGACGCGGTTTTCTCTATCACCACCAGCCCCAACCAACTGGTAAATACCCCTTGGTCTCCAGGTTATAGTAAGAGAGTTGGGTCGCGGTGTGTGGAAATGGGTGATTATGGGTGAGGAAAAagtgaaaacatatatttctgtTCTTTTCCAACGCATGAGGACGTCTAAATAGatctcaaaatttttggaatggtTTAGAAAACTCTAAACtattataatcgatttagaaCGTTCTAAAAAGttgtagaaatttttcaaacgaTCTAGAAAGTGTCAAAATAagtgcaatttattatgatcgatttagaatgttcgagAACGCTCTATAAATTTCCCAAAAGATCGATAAAAGTTCTAGAATAATctagaaaattccaaaataaatgaCTTTTATAATGATCGATTAAGAGCGTTCGAAAACGTTCTAGAAATTTCCCGAATACTTTGAAAAGTTCCAAAGTGAGTGCAATTCATTTtaatcgatttaaaatattcGAGAAACTTCTAGAAATTTTTGGATTGATCTGGAAAGTTAATCAGTTTACTCTATTAGATATACTCTATATACACCGCGTGTTTAATCTGCCCAATTCGCTCTTCCGTGGCTCCATTTTAGACTACTCAACGGTGGAGTAAGGAACATAAAGGATATAAAAATGAACGAGAAAAAGAGGACATCGACATTCTAGGTATTATACTTCTCATCAAACGATTTCTAGTTAATTcagattttaaaaatctgtctCATTTCCAAAGCTGCACAGGACCGTAAAAATTCTACGGCTGTATCCAAACGGCTAACATCGAACAAATATCCAATGCGTCTACCACGGAATATGTTAATCAAAAGAATTCTAAAAATCAAATCTTAACTTAACCGGATTGGAAGAAGACAAATACTAAAATTGTCCGATTGGTAGTAATCAACTCAGTGAATGGACACGTTTAAGGACGCAGAGTATTATGAtggatattttcttcttttctagaACTCCTTATGTCCTTTCGAGCATCTGAGTATTGTTATTTCAGTTTTCAGTCTACCTTCatccattttttccaatttgCGATAGATGGGACTGATATTAAAAagacgaaaataataataaaaaattctaatcgTTTCTTTGTCTttcttcttaaatttatttaagaaacTGCTAATACAAACGAACGTCATCTTAATGAAAACCACAGGGTCGGATTAAGCTATAGgcttggggggctatagccccgggacTCAGATcgaagagggccccatcatttggaaatcattctgtattttttgatgtgttgataccacgaatctaacgtattgatattattttgtgaatttttccgagttttcgaattccttaagggggccccgtcattattttagccccgggccttataaatcttaatccgacCCTGGAAAACCAAGATGATTTTCTATTATAACATACCATCACTTATTTAGTAAATTCTTTTGACCCTCTTACGATCATCATTGGCCCAAAAGCAATATCTATTACGAAACACAATTTGATGACAGACTTTGGCTCTATTCGATCTTCTGAGGCTCCATTTGAGACTTCGTTGACAGTGGGGCgaggaagaaataaaaatgaacgataaatattgaaaatctgCCTCTTGCGGTTATAAAACTTAAGCGAGTTCCAGATACTCAATTGAGAAGGAGAGTTTGAACAAACAATTTGcaaaattcaaagttatttaCTGTACTTATTACTTTAATTCTCCAAATACATCGTCACCAAGtgtgagaaaaaaataacagacTACTGACATGATTTTGAACGTTTCCATCTCAATTAATCGTAAGTCCATAAAAGTTTGATATTGATTTGATaagatataaattgaaatagtttCCCATAATTGGTAAgtagtttaaataaaaactatgaaaattaaaatcagTATCATGAAGTTAGATGATAAATAGGAGgttaaatattagtttttttttaaaaaaaagcatGGTAAAGTTTTGCCCCTGGAACTGGGTGAGAAAAGCATGTGAAAAATGAATCGAAAAAGaaagtttaatataaaaattataacctataaatagTGACCGTTATTTGACATACTTTCGCATAGAATGGTGTGCATTTGTGCTGGTACTTATATAAAACACTATAAACGCTTATAGCACATAACCCAAATGTGACAAGCAATTTATCAACTCCTAATCTGAGCAATGTaatgaatagaaataaataaggCCAACCTTTCTTGGTGGCGGCTGCATCGTTTGCTCCGTGTTACACAATTTCGAAGGGCAATCATTCACAACGCGTTCACTACAACTTCCGTCGTCGTAGCTGAAACTCCCGACGTCGCCATCAACTCCACTAAAGGCACCAGCGAAACTTCTATCGATTATGTGACTTGTGATAGGCGAAGTATGGGGGGTTGATGTAACGACGGCGCCCGAACTCTCCACCACCGCTTCCGAGGACGACACAAATCCAAACCGCCACCTAAAATGATAATATGGAAAGAAACGTTGATAAATCCTCTGAAATATCCCTTGATCTTAGATTTTTATGAaatctattcaaatttttcgataGTTCTCACTAAAGGTGGTGTTTTTTAACCAAATATACGAGGGATGTTTGACGAGAAAACGACTTTCACCAAGGTATTAATTTACGTATGGAAACAAAAAGTAATCGGGGGGACTCAAATCACGTCCATCACCATAACAAATTTGTCACATGGTTCTTTCCGTTGGAATTAGTATTTCATACGCAAAAGAAAAGctttactaataaaaattcaGAAGAAAAAAGTCCAAAGTGGACCAAATAACGAAAATTATGATTTCGGAATCAATCAAACTCCATTATTTAAAATGATGAATCCATATTTGAAGTATGCGTTCGTGATAGCAAGTTGAGTATCTTCTGTTATGATTTGGAAATCCATATCACCACATCGTGGAAGGTATGATTAATGCTGGAAAGCACCTTGATGAGCTTCAAAATAACACCCCAAACGAAATAGTAATCGCTGAatcaaaaaactcttttcttgTAGTGAGTCAATCCACTTTCTAatcattttcctttttttaaacaaaagttcCTTGAAtgttttggtataaaaatttctctaatttcagaaTTGTCCGTCACCTACCTTTTTTGGgccaaatattcatttttctttcgaaGGTATTGAGTTTATCTTAATCAAGTTTTGTTAGATTCATAGTTTCTTCTACATAAATTACTGTTGTCCTTATTGCTGTTCTGTAGATTATCATTTTAGTACGTCTACTGATTTTTCTACATAGCATTAGAAGCCGGAATTTATGGTAGCCTGCTGGATCCTTcgagtaataaataaaaacaatatttgttttgaaatggaTGACCAATAGTTGTGTGATATGAAGAGGACACCCAGATATTTAAAACAGTTTTGTCCCACATTATTGCCAAACTTTAATTGATAGTAAATCAAGACGAACAGAAGCAGTAAGCACCTGAAAGGGCTAGACAATAAAATAGTGATGTGTTTTAATTTGGTTGAATCGAAAGTCGTTTAAAAGATTTCCTAGTTAAGTCAACTTCACTAAGATTAGGCTCGTATTAGCTCAATggtcacatttttatatagggAAGATCGTGAAATGTCTAAATATTATGTGGAAAGTTCACTAATCGTAAATCAGCCTCCTATCACCACGCATTTTACTTTTAGAAGCAAAAGAAACTCCCTCGTATGTATTGCTACCTGTCCAAACAGTAAAAcgaattttttggtaaaattgaGATTGAATCAATAAACGGAAGGCTGCACAGTATCATTGCCAATTGAATGCTTTGGGTGAATTAGGGTACAAGTGGAAAATTTTAACTAAgtttaataatgattttaaattaattattctttaaAACAACCGTAGAAAAGTGTATGAGGATGGTTGCTACTGAAagataactgaaattttcattttatctagaAAAAACTTCGATCAaagtaaatataattcatattttttgcaaaaaaagaCTACGAATTTTTGGCGGGTGTTTAGATCGCATCTACCAAAAAATTGAtactagaaaaaattataaataatggaacGTATTTAAAAATAGGGagaatatctacaaaaaattaacataagtAGCGTGCAGGACATTTATGAAAGTCGGGTGTAAATTCCTATAAAACCGAagattttacaaagaaaatggTGCATGCTTAGATTACTAATAGCTTCGACGTTGCCAAGTTTCACCTTACAGCTACTTATATTTTTATCGACAAATAAGATACTTTCAAACTAAAGATCTTTTTTAACTTTAAGGATCCTATGGGCCAAAAGACATTCCTTCTTCTGTAataaattccaccaaaaatgtGTCGCATCACTCTTAAAAATGACCACATTGCTTACAAAATCATCGTCAGtggaatattaaaattgttacaCTTCTACAAactaacaaaaatagaaaaaataaggCAAGAGAAGTATCAATcagtttaattttcaaaaaaaaaaaatttaaagaaatgttAATTGGATTTTGCTTATCAGTTTTTGCTCAGCATATATCGAGAGTACACGGTACACGGTTTGTGTTTTATTGggcatttttaaattaatattgtctATAGAGGAGCGTATAAACAGACATTTAAATTGAACAAAGGAATAAATTGTGTCCCAGGTAGTTGCGAGATATCGAGAGATATTATAAAAGGCCAGTGTGCATGGTCGACCTTCGGCAACTACATCTGCAGATCATAGAATTTTGAAACAGCAAGCTTTACGAAGAAGACAGCTTCGAAAAGATTTACCTGAAGCGCGAAATGTAAGAGTAACTTCACAAACCGTGAAAAACTTTTTAGAGTTAGATCCTGATTAACTGACACTGCTCTTCAACTGACCAGGAAACACCGTGTAGCTAGGAGATTAGAAGAAGAGCATACGAACAGGAATGTAAATTGAGGTAATATAATTTTCACGAACGAGTCCAAATTTGGTTTCTGTACCTCAGATCGGAGTATACCTGTTTACAGAAGACcttcaaaaactttatatatgCCCCAGTTTAATATGTAAAGGAAGTTTTTTTGGATCTATTAACGATTTATGGTGATTTTGCTTGGAAAATACTCGTTTCGAATATGCCGTGCTTTTCTCACATAATGATACTATCCGACCATGCTGTGCCATAGACAAAACATAGAGTATTTTGGTAAATCCACCTTGTAATGAAAGTTATCATTATCTCCGGCTGATTATTTCAGTAAAACAATTCTACAGCTTTCACGAAATATATGTGGTATCCAATTTTAATCTTGGTTTGCAATAGGAAATCCAGAATGATGAAAATTGCACTTTTTAAAGAATCTACGATGGGTCTTTGCAAATATATACTCTGTACAAACATAATAAAAACGATCATAACTTTGTTTGCACTTTCTACTagacattttaacaaaatttgaaacgaGTCAGTCCAAATTTAAGTGGGGTATATgacagaaaatatttgtttgaaggaaaaaaaatgtgacGTAATAGAGTATTTCTACACAACACTTTTAGGTTAGTGTATTCTGCTCTAAATTATtagaagaattattttattgattttaacaaTATAGAAATCTAATGACTGCAGCACAATTTTCAGTTATACATTCATATATCTCTTGGCATTTAAAAAAGGTATCTAATATTCACTTACCTCTTTTTCctaaatttcataaattgataatgtaactaatatttttgattgtcAAAGTGACAGGTAACAATCTCTGAAATCttgattattgtaaaataacTTCTAATCATATAGCTTGTACTGATATAActactttataaaataaaccAAAGTTCTCCCAAGCACGGATTCTAATggagttataataaatatagtgATTCATAaaaacacacacaaacacataTTGAGGTTTTGGATAAATTGGTTGAAATATAATGGTGTAATCAAATAATGCATTGTGGTATTAGGATTATCACCtgtttgaatatcaaaaattgttttttcctcatCTTGATATATTCGAATGGACACTTCTCTGTAACTTTTGAAGAAAGCTTACCTTAACCTAACTTTATCAGATTTATTGTGCAGAACTCgattttaatcataatttttgtgagaaagttttatcaactaatttaaaaattcaatcgtaCTCTCAGGATTTTTTGGTTTCCCTTTGTGACCGAGCAACGAACCCACAAACCACCTATTTTATGGACGTTTTACACAGATGGTCCGGCCATGTGAGAGCACTAGGTGGTATAAATTTCTTTACAGAGTTCCTCATAAGTTGACGATTACTTCATCTTTTGAAGATAGCTTATTAAACTCATTCTATCttctataaaaattgataatggaATTAGCTTGCAGTAACGTGTAAATTTTGAACAAAGTATTTTACAAGTAACCAGGAGAaagttatcatttttatttgtaaagttTTATCCTCTTATCTTGTCAAACCAATTgcattatattctattttttcggTGTCgacatttctaataatttctgtTATTAAACTCACAATTAAAAACTATAAGCTTTACAGTTTATTTATTAACTTAAGAACAATTtgcaattcaattttatttaaaacaaaaattattaaactgagtaaaaatatagcaaaaaaattaacacactttttattaactattttacatTTGCATGGGTTCATGTTCATCTTCTCTTTTACGTTTCAAACTCCCTAATATTTCAAAGTCCATTTCATTACCATTATTTGAAGGTGTCAATTGCAAATTTTGTGTAATCTCTATTTTTGGTTTTAGTATGGTTTTCTGAGGTTGGTTAGTAATGACTTTAGTCACTGCTTTTGGTATTGTAACTGTTTGTTTTGCAATAGTTGGAGTTGACCGTTTGAGAAACTGAATGTTTGTTTTTGGAGTAATTTTCAATGTTGGAGTACCAGGCATTCCAAAATTAGGCCTTGAAGATTTCTTCATACTTCTTAGGGTATAATTGCATGATGATAAACAATATCTATCAGGTGGCAATCGCAAACCACAGTGGGGTTTGACTTGTGGTAAGACAGAGTAATTTTTAACGTGTGCCAATTCCATCAAGACTTCCCTTGGTGGAGGAGTAGTGAATGTAGATTCGCAGGTTAATTGCAAAGCCAAACGAACATCATCAACACCCAGAAATTtctgttttgaattatttgtatacATACGAGCTTCTTCTAAAATAGAAGTGGCATACCTGTTAATagaaatgattttgaaataaaaaaaactatttttcatagaaaatgttTTCTTGTACTACCTGTAAACAAATTCTGTGAGTTGAACTATTGTTTTAGGCTCGTAGTCAGTGATACCCATTTCCTTCATTATCGCCATTATAACTTGTCCATCTTTCGGTATATGTTTAGTTTGAGGTGTTTTGGCTTTGTCTTTATCAGCCATTCCAATACCTTCTGTCAATGCCTATctaaacttattaaaaatctgtttatataaaatatcaacaGTTTCTCACAATTTCCATTGCATTGACAATTATGACATAATCTAGAGAGCCCTCTATATCTTTAACCAACGATTTGTCAAATAAATATCTATGgaacaatatataatatttcaaaatatcattacTGAGACAATCTTATCTTATATCCAATTATGTGAACCAGATTAGAGAACAAAGATGTGAAAGGAACTCAGAAATATTGTAGAATTCAACCTAATACTTGAGCAATGAAATATGTTGAAGCTTAAATTTTATGGAATACCATGGAGCACACATACGAGTGGCACGTCAATATCGGTGGTAGTCTTTGGTAGTTGTCAATTGTCATCATTTAAACATAACCTAAATTATCTTTAACTATCTTCTCACTAATTTACTTGTATGATTTGAATTTGGATTTTAGTGTAGTTTGAAAAGAATTctaaaaaatgtcaatagattttggCGATTtggataatgataaaaatatccAAGAAAAGTTGACAAATCTTCACAATAgtgtggaaaaaattgaaataatgctTGAAAAACTTCGCACTGCAGACATTTATGAACAGTTATCTCTAAAACAAAAAGTTGATTATGATCTCTTTATAGCATACACCTTAAATACATTGTATTGGCTCTATTTGcgaattaaaaatgaagatccaaataaaaatgacgtaaaaaatcaattaaataggGTTAAGGAATACATGCTTAAAGCCAAACAGGTATTTCAAACTGAAccatttattttctattctttataCTATCAATGATACCTACatgttatcaattatttcattatattcatattttttatcaattgagtataatgaaaatttatatatttctatatcttATGTTATAGGCGAACGAAAGAAATACTATTAGACCTAAATTAAATCAAGCAGTGGCCGGGAGATTCATAAAACATGGAATTAGTTACAAAGATGGTGAAAATGTACCAGcccttaataaaaaaattaaatttcaagattgagaaagtttttaaaaataatttaatccagaatttataattatggaaaatgtaaatagaaatttgatggtataaatataaaatacatttttaaaattgggagtaataaatttaaaaagcatttgtacaaaacaaaatcatgaataaacatttattaaaatattttcaatatttaattaataaagtattaaaattaaatctcaTGAGAGATACCCCCCATTATATTAAGATTAATTGTCTGAATTGTAAACAGAAAGTTGGATAATTTTGTTACCTTATTATAAACactattatttctttttcattttcatatacgCCCTCTAGATGTGGGattaaaattctgaaaatgatTTCCATGTGGaccacttttattataatttgaatttgtaataTAATCCGCTACTGAGATATTGCAGACGGCCGTTTTTAGTTGTCCACCCTATACATACAtataattctagaaaaaaattaatcactCATCGGTATGagtgtttaatttttttctttgtgcTTATGCAGAAAGGCCTTTTCCTACACAATCTACTATTAGTTGcatcattcaaaaatttgaaaatgtaattgtattcaaaaatgtacaaaatgcaAAATTAGTAATCTGTCATAGGTCATAGGTGACACTAATAAAATTTGGCTAAAGAAAAATGTGTACTTAAGTAATAGAACTGCTTGGAATAATGGTTACCATTACTTTAACATACCAACAAATCttgatttatatgaaatttttattgaaaaccaaatgaaaaatgaacattttgtgacaaacattgtttataaatgaatttatgttTGTAATATATTGTGCATTTAAGATGTCTCtcaagatataaaataaatatttgagaattgctATAAGGAGTGgatattctcaa comes from Diorhabda carinulata isolate Delta chromosome 8, icDioCari1.1, whole genome shotgun sequence and encodes:
- the LOC130897149 gene encoding nuclear nucleic acid-binding protein C1D-like, with product MSIDFGDLDNDKNIQEKLTNLHNSVEKIEIMLEKLRTADIYEQLSLKQKVDYDLFIAYTLNTLYWLYLRIKNEDPNKNDVKNQLNRVKEYMLKAKQANERNTIRPKLNQAVAGRFIKHGISYKDGENVPALNKKIKFQD
- the LOC130897145 gene encoding transcription initiation factor TFIID subunit 9, producing the protein MADKDKAKTPQTKHIPKDGQVIMAIMKEMGITDYEPKTIVQLTEFVYRYATSILEEARMYTNNSKQKFLGVDDVRLALQLTCESTFTTPPPREVLMELAHVKNYSVLPQVKPHCGLRLPPDRYCLSSCNYTLRSMKKSSRPNFGMPGTPTLKITPKTNIQFLKRSTPTIAKQTVTIPKAVTKVITNQPQKTILKPKIEITQNLQLTPSNNGNEMDFEILGSLKRKREDEHEPMQM